The window TTCCCGGAGTATCCGCTGGGCAGCGATTTCGACGGGGTGGAGCGGGACCTGTTGCGGGCGCTGAACTGGCTCAAGAGCAAGTTCAAACTCACCGAAATGCTGGAGCTGGGCAAGGCTGCACTGGATGCGCCGCCGCCGTCGGAGTTTCCCGAGCATTTGGAGCGGATGCAGTTGGCGAGCCCCGAAGGGCTGAAAGAAGAGCTGGGTCAGCGCTTGTTGCTCGCTGGTCTCAAGATCACCGCGCCTTAACGGCCACTTCAAAGCCCCTGTGGGAGCGAGCCTGCTCGCGATAGCGGACTGTCAGTCAACATTGGTGTTGGATGTGCCGGCCTCATCGCGAGCAGGCTCGCTCCCACAGGGACGCAGGGCGATTATTCGATAAAGGTCACGACACCACCGGCCAGCGATTGCACCCGGGCCAACGATTCAACGCGATAGCCTTGGGCATCCAGCTCCGCACGTCCACCCTGGAACGATTTCTCGATCACGATCCCCAAGCCTGCCACGGTGGCGCCGGCCTGTTTGATGATGGAGATCAGTGCCTGGGAGGCCTTGCCGTTGGCCAGGAAGTCATCAATGATCAGTACCCGGTCGCTGCTGGTCAGGTGGCGCGGGCTGATGGCCACGGTGCTTTCGGTCTTTTTGGTGAACGAATACACGGTCGCGGACAACAGGTTCT is drawn from Pseudomonas rhizophila and contains these coding sequences:
- a CDS encoding xanthine phosphoribosyltransferase, coding for MEALHQKIREHGIVLSDQVLKVDAFLNHQIDPQLMKLIGDEFAALFKDSGITKIVTIEASGIAPAIMTGLNLGVPVIFARKQHSLTLTENLLSATVYSFTKKTESTVAISPRHLTSSDRVLIIDDFLANGKASQALISIIKQAGATVAGLGIVIEKSFQGGRAELDAQGYRVESLARVQSLAGGVVTFIE